From a region of the Anomalospiza imberbis isolate Cuckoo-Finch-1a 21T00152 chromosome 3, ASM3175350v1, whole genome shotgun sequence genome:
- the ALKAL2 gene encoding ALK and LTK ligand 2, translating to MHSSGRTAMSGLRSSGLLGLVLLMLSAGYCKEKTDSTDLKDKQSLLNLIMEIIQELKRYHLEKDSGMQYFSKHDYNLDRREVADYGGYQDEQRVEIVPRDLRMKEKFLKHLTGPLYFSPKCSKHFHRLYHNTRDCTIPAYYKRCARLLTRLAVSPICMEG from the exons ATGCACTCTTCAGGTCGGACTGCAATGAGTGGACTGAGGTCTTCTGGGCTGCTGGGGCTTGTACTCTTAATGCTCTCAGCAGGatactgcaaagaaaaaacagactCCACAGATTTGAAGGACAAGCAAAGTCTCTTAAATCTCATAATGGAGATCATTCAGGAACTGAAAAGGTACCACTTGGAGAAGGACAGTGGGATGCAGTACTTCTCCAAGCATGACTATAACTTGGATCGAAGGGAAGTGGCTGACTATGGAGGGTACCAGGACGAGCAGAGAGTTG AAATAGTTCCCAGAGATCTGAGGATGAAAGAAAAGTTCTTGAAGCATTTAACAG GTCCACTCTACTTTAGCCCAAAATGTAGCAAACACTTTCATCGGCTTTATCACAATACGAGGGACTGTACCATCCCAGCAT ACTATAAAAGATGTGCCAGGCTTCTTACTCGATTGGCAGTAAGCCCTATATGCATGGAAGGATAA